In Amia ocellicauda isolate fAmiCal2 chromosome 7, fAmiCal2.hap1, whole genome shotgun sequence, one genomic interval encodes:
- the LOC136753854 gene encoding alkaline phosphatase-like produces the protein MVYCAPCLGCVAQLSRYSPQLGIKEDKEERQPQFWFDLAQRRVQSSLSRRDSTTTARNLLLFIGDGMGMSTITATRILKGQLRGGSGEEFTLAMDTFPYTALSKTYCTDSQIADSTCAATAFLCGVKTNKFIAGLSAAATFELCNSTAGNQVTSVLRWAKEAGKSVGFVTTTRVQHATLAPAYAHTASRNWYSDADMPAEQRQQGCTDIAHQLVHNIPDIEVIMGGGRKYMTPAATPDPEYNGDARYQGLRLDGVNLIDKWRELKPGKNASYVWNKADLDRVDPNKTDYLLGLFEPEDLSYELERNSSSDPSLPDMVDIALKILGKNPKGFFMLVEGGKIDVGHHDGKAKLALYETMLLDEAVERAALLTNERDTLTVVSADHSHTLSLGGYTDRGTPIFGFAPVVSDVDGKPYTSLTYGNGPGFSLANGSRANPQLKNTSDPNYRQQSAVPLRQETHSGEDVPVFARGPWAHLFRGTNEDTFIAHVLAYAACLGPHTARCNQDIKVPALAPMPSWPSVSASPHRATPAVWTPVIALVLLVCTLTTE, from the exons AGGAGGAGCGGCAGCCACAGTTCTGGTTTGATCTGGCCCAGCGGCGTGTCCAGAGCAGCCTGTCCCGGCGAGACTCCACCACCACTGCCAGGAACCTGCTGCTCTTCATTGGGGATG GAATGGGCATGAGCACTATCACTGCCACTCGCATCCTGAAGGGCCAGCTCAGGGGTGGCAGTGGGGAGGAGTTCACTCTGGCTATGGACACCTTCCCTTACACTGCGCTCTCCAAG ACGTACTGCACCGACTCTCAGATCGCAGACAGCACCTGCGCCGCCACGGCCTTCCTGTGTGGCGTGAAGACCAACAAGTTCATAGCCGGCCTGAGCGCCGCAGCTACCTTTGAGCTCTGTAACTCCACTGCGGGAAACCAGGTCACCTCCGTGCTGCGCTGGGCCAAGGAGGCAG GTAAATCAGTAGGTTTTGTAACCACCACGCGGGTACAGCACGCCACACTGGCCCCTGCCTATGCCCACACGGCAAGCCGCAACTGGTACAGCGACGCCGACATGCCAGCTGAGCAGAGACAGCAGGGCTGCACTGACATCGCTCACCAACTCGTCCACAACATCCCTGACATAGAG GTCATAATGGGGGGCGGCCGCAAGTACATGACCCCTGCTGCGACCCCTGACCCCGAGTATAATGGTGACGCCCGTTACCAAGGCCTGCGATTAGATGGGGTCAATCTGATTGACAAGTGGAGAGAGCTGAAACCTGGGAAG AATGCTTCTTATGTGTGGAACAAAGCGGATCTAGACAGAGTGGACCCAAACAAGACTGACTATCTTTTAG GCCTGTTTGAGCCAGAGGACCTGTCCTATGAACTGGAGAGGAACAGCAGCTCAGACCCCTCCCTGCCCGACATGGTGGACATTGCGCTCAAGATCCTGGGCAAGAACCCCAAAGGATTCTTCATGCTCGTGGAGG GTGGAAAGATTGACGTGGGTCATCACGATGGAAAAGCCAAGCTGGCCCTGTACGAGACAATGCTATTGGACGAGGCTGTGGAACGTGCAGCTCTGCTGACAAATGAGAGAGACACTCTGACCGTGGTGTCAGCTGACCACTCCCACACGCTCAGCCTGGGAGGCTACACTGACCGGGGGACCCCAATCTTTG GCTTTGCCCCCGTGGTGAGTGACGTGGATGGGAAACCCTACACTTCTCTGACCTATGGGAACGGTCCTGGCTTCAGTCTGGCCAATGGCAGTCGGGCCAATCCTCAACTGAAGAACACCA GTGACCCCAACTACAGGCAGCAAAGTGCAGTGCCCCTTCGCCAGGAGACGCACAGTGGGGAGGATGTGCCAGTGTTTGCCCGTGGGCCCTGGGCACACCTCTTTCGGGGGACCAATGAGGACACCTTCATTGCCCATGTTCTGGCCTACGCTGCCTGTCTGGGACCCCACACCGCCCGCTGCAACCAGGACATCAAGGTGCCAGCCTTGGCCCCCATGCCCAGCTGGCCCTCTGTCAGCGCCTCGCCCCACCGGGCCACTCCTGCAGTTTGGACACCGGTCATTGCTCTGGTCCTGTTGGTGTGTACACTGACGACTGAATGA